A single window of Acinetobacter wuhouensis DNA harbors:
- a CDS encoding DMT family transporter, whose protein sequence is MPTKSNLVMTYILLVFIWASTPLAIVWSVSDLHMMWALVLRFFIALPLAGLLLLILQVKLPLNKIALHSYLAGSFSFIGSQIFTYAATSYLSSGMIALMFGLAPIMAGLIGRFGFGQRLLGIQWLGMLVAVCGLAIICTSSGASQHVHPIGIALMLMSVFTYALSIFWVKKVNADVVPMAQATGSILVSTLFAICIIPFIWQHMPTHIPNTKSLLALMYTVFMASLLAMFCYFKLVQNIKATTLSLTTVMTPMIAMFLGAMLNNEKPTVSVFFGAAVLIFGLILYFYKDFKASRTLEHKMKS, encoded by the coding sequence ATGCCCACCAAATCTAACCTTGTGATGACCTATATTTTATTGGTCTTCATCTGGGCGAGTACACCTTTAGCGATTGTCTGGAGTGTGTCTGATTTACATATGATGTGGGCATTGGTTTTACGATTCTTTATTGCCTTACCGCTTGCAGGTTTACTTTTACTGATTCTTCAAGTAAAGCTTCCCCTTAATAAAATTGCGCTACACAGTTATTTAGCAGGTTCTTTTAGTTTTATTGGTTCGCAAATATTTACTTATGCAGCAACCAGTTATTTGAGTTCAGGCATGATCGCATTGATGTTTGGACTCGCACCAATCATGGCGGGTTTGATTGGTCGTTTTGGTTTTGGTCAACGATTATTGGGCATTCAATGGTTGGGAATGCTCGTTGCAGTATGTGGTTTAGCGATTATTTGTACCAGTAGTGGTGCAAGTCAGCATGTACATCCGATTGGGATTGCACTGATGTTGATGAGTGTGTTTACTTACGCACTGTCGATCTTTTGGGTGAAAAAAGTTAATGCAGACGTTGTCCCAATGGCTCAGGCAACGGGTTCTATTCTCGTTTCAACACTGTTTGCAATTTGTATTATCCCTTTTATTTGGCAACATATGCCTACCCATATTCCCAATACAAAATCATTGTTAGCATTGATGTATACGGTGTTTATGGCATCTTTATTGGCAATGTTCTGCTATTTCAAATTGGTACAAAATATTAAAGCAACGACACTATCACTGACCACAGTGATGACTCCGATGATTGCGATGTTTTTAGGAGCAATGTTAAATAATGAAAAACCGACTGTATCGGTATTTTTCGGTGCTGCGGTTTTAATCTTTGGTTTAATTTTATATTTCTATAAAGACTTTAAAGCTTCTAGAACGCTTGAGCATAAAATGAAAAGTTAA
- a CDS encoding acyl-CoA dehydrogenase family protein: MGNLDIQNRFLEDLSVSADYEKVAAKYRPIFEKIAEGVVEREKNRILPYEQINLLKQAGFGALRVPVKFGGDGVSIPQLFQLLIELAKADSNIVQALRGHFAFVEDRLNAHKFESQELWFKRFVQGDLAGNAWTEIGQVKIGDVITRVTQKGNQLLVNGKKYYSTGTIFADWVDLFAYDETTDQHVIAAISRHASGVEVLDDWDGFGQRTTGSGTLTLNDVAIERDHILPFDQRFKYQTAFYQVFHLATLAGIAHAAVATFVHEVQKRDRIFSHGNADLVRNDPQILQVIGKASSQAYASESITIRTAEALQRAYISHFGESEVKNIQANNDAELESSQGQVVISELVLDLTSQLFNSLGASASTTAKQLDRFWRNARVVSSHNPLIYKEKVIGDWEVNREPLPFVWQIGASPKVGAA; the protein is encoded by the coding sequence ATGGGTAATTTAGATATTCAGAATCGCTTTTTAGAAGATTTATCAGTCTCTGCGGATTATGAAAAAGTTGCTGCGAAGTATCGTCCAATTTTTGAAAAAATTGCAGAGGGTGTCGTAGAGCGTGAAAAAAATCGAATCTTGCCTTATGAGCAAATCAATTTGCTTAAGCAAGCAGGATTTGGCGCGTTACGTGTACCTGTGAAGTTTGGAGGTGATGGTGTTTCTATCCCTCAATTATTTCAATTATTGATTGAGCTTGCTAAGGCAGATTCAAATATTGTTCAGGCTTTGCGTGGGCATTTTGCATTCGTTGAAGATCGTTTAAATGCGCATAAATTTGAAAGCCAAGAACTGTGGTTCAAGCGCTTTGTTCAAGGTGACTTAGCAGGCAATGCGTGGACTGAAATTGGTCAGGTGAAAATCGGTGATGTTATTACCCGTGTGACGCAAAAGGGCAATCAACTCTTGGTGAATGGTAAAAAATATTATTCAACAGGGACAATCTTTGCCGATTGGGTGGATTTATTCGCCTATGATGAAACGACTGATCAGCATGTGATTGCTGCGATTTCACGTCATGCTTCAGGCGTGGAAGTTCTAGATGATTGGGATGGTTTTGGTCAAAGAACCACGGGCAGTGGCACATTAACATTGAACGATGTTGCTATCGAACGTGATCATATTTTACCTTTTGATCAGCGTTTTAAATATCAAACTGCATTTTACCAAGTGTTTCATTTAGCAACATTGGCGGGTATTGCACATGCAGCCGTTGCAACATTTGTGCATGAAGTGCAAAAGCGTGACCGTATTTTCAGTCATGGTAATGCTGATTTGGTACGTAATGATCCACAAATTTTACAAGTGATTGGTAAGGCATCTTCACAGGCTTATGCAAGTGAAAGTATTACTATCCGTACAGCTGAAGCGCTGCAACGTGCTTATATTAGCCACTTTGGTGAGTCTGAAGTTAAAAATATTCAAGCCAATAATGATGCGGAGCTTGAGTCTTCTCAAGGGCAGGTGGTTATTTCTGAATTGGTATTGGATTTGACTAGTCAATTGTTTAATTCATTGGGTGCTTCGGCAAGTACAACAGCAAAACAGCTTGATCGCTTTTGGCGTAATGCACGAGTAGTTTCTTCGCATAATCCGCTTATTTATAAAGAGAAAGTTATTGGTGATTGGGAAGTCAATCGTGAACCTTTACCTTTTGTTTGGCAAATTGGGGCAAGCCCTAAAGTGGGTGCAGCTTGA
- a CDS encoding pirin family protein, whose protein sequence is MSEQEKISNHEIIYAIQPIEFRLDLKDPFLFTAHHIDHFPIGNEQMQPVTPPTDEKPYRMYYSETGVPGFPEHPHTGFETITFVESGYVDHFDSLGNSGRYGAGDVQWLSTGNGIEHCEMFPLLHTDKENPFELFQIWFNSSPQEKTEDPAYKMMWREHIPHVIETDAQGVKTDIRVVSGEFKSQQALERPKNSWAHAKENKVNIFMIQLDPHAELTIPATTATSNRFCYFYNGPTLEIEGETIPFKHLVELKSDVDIHLKNGAEIGRIMWLEGEPIGAPVAMRGPFVLNSDEELNTAFARYRQTHFGKWPWESTAPVFKRDQPRFASYNKGEEVEYPETAS, encoded by the coding sequence ATGTCAGAACAAGAAAAAATAAGCAATCACGAAATCATTTATGCAATTCAACCCATCGAATTTCGACTAGATTTGAAAGATCCGTTCCTTTTTACAGCGCATCATATTGACCATTTCCCTATAGGCAATGAGCAAATGCAACCTGTCACGCCACCAACCGATGAAAAACCTTATCGTATGTACTATAGCGAAACTGGAGTGCCAGGTTTTCCAGAACACCCGCATACAGGTTTTGAAACCATTACCTTTGTTGAAAGTGGCTATGTTGATCATTTTGATTCTTTAGGCAATAGTGGTCGTTATGGTGCAGGCGATGTGCAATGGCTGAGTACAGGAAATGGTATTGAGCACTGTGAAATGTTCCCACTTTTACATACAGATAAAGAAAATCCTTTTGAATTATTTCAAATTTGGTTCAACTCATCTCCGCAAGAGAAAACCGAAGATCCAGCGTATAAAATGATGTGGCGTGAACATATTCCGCATGTCATCGAAACAGATGCACAAGGTGTAAAGACAGATATTCGTGTGGTATCTGGTGAGTTTAAATCCCAACAAGCTTTAGAACGCCCAAAAAACTCTTGGGCACATGCCAAAGAAAATAAAGTAAATATTTTCATGATTCAGCTTGATCCACATGCTGAACTGACAATTCCTGCGACTACAGCGACATCCAACCGCTTTTGCTATTTTTATAATGGACCGACTTTAGAGATTGAAGGTGAAACGATTCCATTTAAACACTTGGTTGAGTTGAAATCAGATGTGGATATTCATCTAAAAAATGGCGCAGAAATTGGACGAATCATGTGGCTGGAAGGTGAACCGATTGGCGCACCTGTCGCAATGCGTGGACCATTCGTACTGAATTCTGATGAAGAACTCAACACCGCATTTGCCCGCTATCGCCAAACACATTTTGGAAAATGGCCTTGGGAATCGACTGCACCAGTGTTTAAAAGAGATCAACCGCGTTTTGCAAGCTATAACAAAGGCGAAGAAGTTGAATACCCTGAAACAGCTTCATAA
- a CDS encoding SDR family oxidoreductase, with translation MSLKGKTLFITGASRGIGREIALKAAKDGANIVIAAKSAEEHPKLGGSIYTVAKEVEEAGGQALAIQLDVRDQDAVAIAMKQAAEHFGGIDILINNAGAIKLSGVELLDPNRFDLMYQINTRAVLVCSQAALPYLKNSENPHILSLSPPLNLDEKWFASYAPYTITKYGMSMLTIGMNQEFSNYGVSVNSLWPRTIIATAAIEFSLGGKQLFNQARKPNIMADAAYEILTSQKRAITGRLIIDEEILRESGVTDFSEYRYAESEEQLMVDLFVKE, from the coding sequence ATGTCATTAAAGGGAAAAACACTATTTATCACGGGTGCAAGTCGTGGTATCGGACGTGAAATTGCATTAAAAGCAGCTAAAGATGGTGCAAATATTGTCATTGCGGCAAAGTCGGCTGAAGAACATCCCAAGCTCGGTGGTTCAATTTATACCGTTGCCAAAGAGGTCGAAGAGGCGGGCGGACAAGCTTTAGCGATTCAACTGGATGTACGTGATCAAGATGCAGTTGCAATCGCCATGAAGCAAGCCGCAGAGCATTTCGGTGGCATAGATATTCTCATTAATAACGCAGGCGCAATTAAACTGTCGGGTGTGGAATTGCTTGATCCTAATCGTTTTGATTTGATGTATCAGATCAATACTCGTGCGGTGTTGGTGTGTAGCCAAGCGGCTTTACCATATTTAAAGAATAGTGAAAATCCTCACATTCTTAGCTTATCTCCTCCACTAAACTTAGATGAAAAATGGTTTGCGAGCTATGCACCATACACTATCACCAAATATGGCATGAGTATGTTGACGATCGGAATGAATCAAGAATTTTCGAATTATGGTGTGAGTGTTAATTCTTTGTGGCCAAGAACGATTATTGCGACAGCAGCGATTGAGTTTTCATTGGGTGGAAAACAATTGTTTAATCAGGCACGTAAACCGAATATCATGGCAGATGCGGCTTATGAAATTTTAACAAGTCAGAAACGTGCGATTACAGGACGTCTAATCATTGATGAAGAGATTTTACGTGAGTCAGGTGTAACCGATTTCTCAGAATATCGTTATGCGGAATCCGAAGAGCAGTTGATGGTGGATCTGTTTGTTAAAGAATAG
- a CDS encoding SfnB family sulfur acquisition oxidoreductase produces MTDLNQNNFSSQTAVPLQFFELNHDAHVIQSDEEAIQVAQNLAKEFAKEASQRDHERRLPLEEIQQYSQSGLWGINIPKAFGGAGVKYRTLAEVVKTISSVDPSLGQIAQNHWAFIEHLRLDASPEQQQFFFSEILKGRRLGNAFSEKGSKTVGDLETKIHKTAQGYEINGQKFFATGALLAHWVPVVAVNEQGLPVVALTPRTTNGLEIVNDWSGFGQRTTASGTVLLKQVQVDEKYIVPIHQAFERPTAAGAISQFIQAAVDAGIARGAIEETIQYVRLHSRPWIDSGLEKATDDPYTIANIGELKIKLRAAEAVLDLAGDAIDRVIANPTEETANEAALLTAEAKVLTTEIALLASNKLFELSGTRSTLSELNLDRHWRNARTHTLHDPVRWKFNLVGNYYLNNVHLPRHAWS; encoded by the coding sequence ATGACTGATTTAAATCAAAATAATTTTTCTTCTCAGACGGCTGTACCTTTACAATTTTTCGAATTGAATCATGATGCGCATGTGATTCAATCTGATGAAGAAGCTATTCAAGTGGCACAGAATTTAGCCAAAGAATTTGCCAAAGAAGCATCTCAACGTGACCATGAACGTCGTTTACCACTTGAAGAAATTCAACAATATTCACAAAGTGGCTTGTGGGGCATTAACATTCCTAAAGCATTTGGTGGCGCAGGGGTAAAATATCGCACTTTGGCAGAAGTGGTTAAAACCATTTCAAGTGTAGATCCATCATTGGGGCAAATTGCACAAAACCATTGGGCGTTCATTGAACATTTACGTTTAGATGCAAGCCCAGAACAACAACAATTTTTCTTCTCAGAAATTTTAAAAGGTCGTCGCCTAGGGAATGCATTCTCAGAAAAAGGCAGTAAAACCGTTGGGGATTTAGAAACCAAGATCCATAAAACGGCACAAGGTTATGAAATTAATGGTCAAAAATTCTTTGCAACCGGTGCATTGTTGGCACATTGGGTTCCTGTCGTTGCAGTGAATGAGCAAGGTTTACCTGTAGTTGCATTGACACCACGTACAACCAATGGGCTTGAAATTGTCAATGATTGGTCTGGTTTCGGTCAGCGTACTACAGCAAGTGGTACCGTGTTGTTAAAACAAGTCCAAGTTGATGAAAAATATATTGTTCCAATTCATCAAGCTTTTGAGCGACCAACTGCGGCAGGTGCAATTTCACAATTTATTCAAGCTGCTGTGGATGCGGGGATTGCACGTGGTGCGATTGAAGAAACCATTCAATATGTCCGTTTGCACTCACGTCCTTGGATTGATTCAGGTTTAGAGAAAGCAACGGATGATCCTTATACCATTGCTAATATTGGTGAGTTAAAAATTAAATTACGTGCAGCAGAAGCGGTGCTCGACTTAGCAGGTGATGCGATTGATCGTGTAATTGCAAATCCAACTGAAGAAACGGCGAATGAAGCGGCACTATTGACTGCTGAAGCAAAGGTTTTGACCACTGAAATTGCATTACTTGCATCAAATAAACTGTTTGAATTATCAGGGACGCGTTCAACTTTATCCGAGCTGAATTTAGATCGTCATTGGCGTAATGCGCGCACCCATACTTTACATGATCCTGTGCGTTGGAAATTCAACTTGGTGGGTAATTATTATTTAAATAACGTTCATTTGCCACGTCATGCGTGGAGCTAA
- a CDS encoding LLM class flavin-dependent oxidoreductase, with amino-acid sequence MTKKISFNAFEMNCIAHQSPGLWRHPADRSTEYKDIEYWTDLAKILEKGLFDGIFIADVLGIYDVYHHSAEHALTGAVQVPVNDPLQIVPAMAAVTKHLGFGVTTSISFEHPYPFARRISTLDHLTKGRVGWNIVTSYLESGSKNLGLKTQLNHDDRYDIADEYLEVLYKLWEGSWENDAVLRDKQAGIFADHSKVHPIEHEGKYFKVPGIHICEPSPQRTPVLYQAGASSRGQQFASQNAECIFIAPPSKIAAKKVVQSIRQKLREEGRDPYSVKIYTLLSIVTDETDQKAQEKFKEYQSYGSYDGALTLVSGWSGVDFSQYQPHDQVEYIKTNAIQSMLDAYVNADPNRVWTIEEIAHWNSVGGNGPVLVGSASTVADELQHWVDDTDVDGFNLAYILAHQSFIDVVEHIVPELQRRGVYQTAYREGTLREKLFGAGAHLPEHHRGAQFRHSHDKENSGKFSEAS; translated from the coding sequence ATGACTAAAAAGATTAGTTTTAATGCCTTTGAAATGAATTGTATAGCACATCAATCTCCTGGTTTATGGCGACATCCTGCCGATCGTTCAACAGAATACAAAGATATTGAATATTGGACAGATCTTGCCAAGATTTTAGAAAAAGGGTTGTTTGATGGTATTTTTATTGCGGATGTACTTGGAATTTATGATGTCTATCATCATAGTGCTGAACATGCGCTAACAGGTGCTGTACAAGTACCTGTCAATGATCCTTTGCAAATTGTCCCTGCGATGGCAGCCGTCACTAAGCATCTAGGTTTCGGGGTGACGACATCGATTTCTTTTGAACATCCTTATCCTTTTGCTCGTCGAATCAGTACTTTGGATCATTTGACTAAAGGGCGAGTCGGTTGGAATATTGTCACGTCTTATTTGGAAAGTGGTTCAAAGAATCTGGGTTTAAAAACGCAACTCAATCATGATGATCGCTATGATATTGCTGATGAATACTTAGAAGTTTTATATAAATTATGGGAAGGTTCTTGGGAAAATGATGCAGTTTTAAGAGATAAACAAGCAGGCATATTTGCAGATCATAGTAAGGTTCATCCTATTGAACATGAAGGAAAATATTTTAAGGTTCCAGGTATTCATATTTGTGAGCCTTCACCTCAACGGACTCCAGTATTGTATCAAGCAGGAGCTTCATCTCGTGGGCAGCAGTTCGCCAGTCAAAATGCTGAATGTATCTTTATTGCGCCTCCTTCAAAAATCGCTGCGAAGAAAGTGGTTCAGAGTATTCGACAAAAATTGCGTGAAGAAGGACGTGATCCATATTCTGTTAAAATTTATACCTTATTATCTATTGTGACGGATGAAACAGATCAGAAAGCACAAGAAAAGTTCAAAGAATATCAATCTTATGGGAGTTATGATGGCGCATTGACTCTGGTTTCGGGATGGTCAGGTGTGGATTTTTCACAGTACCAACCGCATGATCAAGTTGAATATATTAAAACCAATGCGATTCAATCGATGTTAGATGCTTATGTCAATGCAGACCCTAATCGGGTGTGGACGATTGAAGAAATCGCACATTGGAATAGTGTTGGAGGTAATGGTCCGGTATTGGTTGGTTCAGCCTCGACGGTTGCAGATGAATTGCAACATTGGGTGGATGATACCGATGTCGATGGTTTTAATTTAGCTTATATACTTGCACATCAAAGTTTTATCGATGTGGTTGAGCATATTGTACCTGAGCTACAACGCCGTGGTGTTTATCAAACTGCGTATCGTGAGGGAACTTTGCGAGAGAAGTTGTTTGGTGCAGGGGCGCATTTACCTGAGCATCATCGTGGTGCACAGTTCCGCCATTCTCATGATAAGGAGAACTCAGGAAAATTTTCTGAAGCCAGTTAG
- a CDS encoding LysR substrate-binding domain-containing protein: MFELDCKLLSIFYYIYKFKSVSVAADHLAMSQPTVSNILNKIRSHYNDPLFLRIGNEMVPTELSKQLYPLVSEALSKVEIINNFSVDFDQTASQQQFTVAMTDVSHLVLLPKISQYLKEHAPHVKLNVRAITSETSYQMANGEIDLAIGFLPQLENGFYQQKLFEQFYVVIASKDHPRLNNHSISVEQYLNESHIDIDAGVGHYHIANELLNLDLKRNVLMRIPSYLGVGLVVQDTDSIATVPYYLSEVLLSRGNLQILPAPISFPTYSIKQYWHMSCHHKTSHQWLRHMCYEIFSQVNSMPLPSQLLNTHEAE; this comes from the coding sequence GTGTTTGAGTTGGATTGTAAGTTACTCAGTATTTTTTACTATATCTATAAATTTAAAAGCGTTTCCGTCGCCGCAGATCATTTGGCGATGAGTCAGCCTACTGTCAGTAATATTCTCAATAAAATTCGTTCGCACTATAACGATCCGTTATTTTTACGTATTGGCAATGAAATGGTGCCAACCGAATTGTCCAAACAGCTTTATCCATTGGTGAGTGAAGCTTTAAGCAAAGTTGAAATTATCAATAATTTCAGTGTGGATTTTGATCAAACAGCTTCACAACAACAGTTTACAGTGGCAATGACCGATGTTTCGCATTTGGTCTTATTGCCGAAAATTTCTCAATATTTAAAAGAACATGCACCGCATGTAAAACTCAATGTCCGTGCGATCACTTCTGAAACCAGTTATCAAATGGCGAATGGTGAAATTGATCTTGCGATTGGATTTTTACCACAGTTGGAAAATGGTTTTTATCAACAAAAATTGTTTGAACAGTTTTATGTGGTGATCGCTTCCAAAGATCATCCACGTTTAAATAATCACAGTATTTCGGTTGAGCAATATTTAAATGAATCTCACATTGATATTGATGCAGGCGTAGGGCATTACCATATTGCCAATGAGTTGTTAAATTTAGATTTAAAACGTAATGTGTTGATGCGCATCCCGAGTTATTTGGGCGTTGGATTGGTGGTTCAAGACACTGATTCGATCGCAACAGTGCCGTATTATTTGAGCGAAGTGTTACTTTCACGTGGCAATCTACAGATTCTTCCTGCACCGATTTCATTCCCAACCTATTCGATCAAGCAGTATTGGCACATGTCTTGCCATCATAAGACCAGTCATCAATGGTTAAGACATATGTGTTATGAAATTTTCAGTCAGGTCAATTCAATGCCTTTACCGAGTCAGTTATTGAATACACATGAAGCAGAATAA
- a CDS encoding TetR/AcrR family transcriptional regulator has protein sequence MSSVRQQNFLLRKEKILAMAETLLLDNNQDITLSELAAELDIAKGTIYKHFKSKNQLYLELIILNEKRLLDISKAYHHDIKIYVSQYMLYNMLNSNRTILLHVIEERLTNNERKLKDLFEELYTIREQRILELKDLFGAHLKSLNSIMSIRDYLSYIWTITYGASLLLNSTHYQKSIGSRERLIKLYVNQALMTPDKLTEAELQAE, from the coding sequence ATGAGTTCAGTTCGCCAACAAAATTTTCTACTACGTAAAGAGAAAATTTTAGCCATGGCAGAGACATTATTACTAGATAATAATCAGGATATTACGTTAAGTGAGCTTGCCGCAGAACTTGATATTGCCAAAGGGACAATCTATAAACATTTTAAAAGCAAAAATCAGCTTTATCTTGAATTGATTATTTTGAATGAAAAAAGACTTTTAGATATTTCAAAAGCTTATCATCACGACATCAAAATTTATGTATCACAATACATGCTCTACAACATGCTCAATTCGAATCGAACTATTTTATTGCATGTCATAGAAGAACGTTTAACCAATAATGAGCGCAAACTCAAAGACTTATTCGAAGAACTATATACCATCCGTGAACAACGTATTTTGGAACTTAAAGACTTATTTGGTGCACATCTGAAATCGCTGAATAGTATTATGTCGATTCGTGATTATTTATCTTATATTTGGACGATCACTTACGGCGCATCATTACTACTCAATTCAACGCATTATCAAAAGTCGATCGGTTCACGTGAACGCTTAATTAAACTTTATGTTAATCAAGCACTCATGACACCAGACAAGTTGACTGAAGCTGAATTACAAGCGGAATAA